The Nitrospira sp. sequence CGGCAGATCGCCTAACCGATGCTCTCCGTAATACCTACGGGTGATGAATTGGAGAAGTGAATCAAGGCCGACTTCAAGATTGGAATGTTCTGAGGAAAAGAAATGGAGGAATCGTTACAGACATGGTCTCTTCAACACGGCAGTGTTCGACACCCTACCCTTCAGCAACAGCACGACAAAGAAGCATTGCGTCCACTCATCAAGGCAGTCTATCAGATAATCACGGGGAGTCTCGCGTGAACCAGAGCGAAGTGCTGCTCGCAGTAAACGGCACGCTGATGCGGGGACTCGAGCTCAACCCCAACATGGTGGCCGCCAAGGCCACGTTCGTCCGTGAGGCGATGACCGAACCCACGTACCGTCTCTGGACGATCAACGATGAACATCCAGCGATGTTGCGTGTCACCGATGGGACAGGCGTCAAAGTGGCAGTCGAAGTCTGGGCAGTGCCTGCGGAAGGGTTAGCCGGAATCCTGCTGAATGAGCCTCCCGGTCTGTGCATCGGAAAGGTGCGGCTGGAAGACGGGTCCGTCGTCCTGGGGGTGTTAGGCGAACCCGCGCTCGTCGAAAAGCACCGAGAGATCACCGCATACGGTGGCTGGCGCAGTTATATGGCACAGCGTCCTACCGCGCCATGATGTGAATTAGATCGTTTTTGGATAATTGCGGGGCGGGAGGCCAAGGGAGGCGCGCCTCCACTCCGCAGTGGTCCGAGCCAGATGGTCACCCGCTCGGACTATACTCACCGTGGTTGTGGATAGAGGCAATCAGACCAAACAAATACGAGCTTATAGAACCAAGTCTACCCCGTATGACTTATCCGAGCCCGAGGGGGATGGCTGTTCTCATCGCATTCAATCCTAACCGATAATGGAGTCGTAAGGGATTGGCGACATTCCCTTCGCCCCCAACCGACCCATCTAATTTGCCAGGCTATACACAATCGGAAGGCTTACTACAATTTGCGCCTTCCCGAGGGCCTGCTTCATATAGAGCGGACAGGCTAGTTTCACCGCCTCGATCGCTGCGGCGTCAAGCGCACTGTATCCTGAACTTTTCTGGACAAATACATCGGCCAAATGCCCATCGGATCGAATGACCGCTTTCAAGACCACTTTCCCTTCCTGGCCGTTCATACGGGCTGAATTCGGATAGCGTTTGAGTTCTGCGACTCTTCGCCACAGCGACTCCGCCAGCCATCGATGATCCTCTTTTCCTTCCGTGGCAGGCGATGAAGTCTTGGCCGCCTGGACCGGAGCGACATCCACGGGGCTGTCAGGCGCAGACACCGGCGCAATAACTTCTTGTGGGACAGGACTTTGAGGGGAAAATGTAGGAGCTGATGCGACCGCGACCGGCCCATCTTGAACAGGTTGGGAATCGATCATCGGTTCAGGAGCGACCGCAGTCATGGCTGGCGCAGACTCCTTGGCCTCAACAACCGGTTCAGTTTTTGACTCAGCAACCTTGGCTATCCGTTGTTCAACCGGCTCATCACGCAGTTGCGGAATTTCCACCTTCTGCTCAGTCGGTCGTACCGGCTCGATCGTCGGTGAAAGCGGTTCGACCTGCTGCGTCACCGGTCTTACCGCCTGATACGTCTCCGGCACTCGTTTCATTCGTGACGGAGGCACGATCCTCGCTGGTGGCTGTTCCGGTGTCACGGCCGATTGGACTTGTTCCGGTCTGGATTCGGATTCCGCCGTTTCCACCAAGGCCACGTTCCACTTGTGTACGTCCTCCGGCAAAACAGGTTTGACTTGTGCGAGGAGGGCGAACGCCAAGCCAAGGACGACTCCATGCAGTGTCAGCGAAGCGCCCCAGGCGGGGAGAAAGAATCGATTTTTATCTGTTGATGCCACGTTTCACTATGACTCTTTGCTTGCCGATAAGCAATCCTCCCAATCACCGCTTAGAAAAAGTGCGGGGCGGAGGTCAAGGGAGGCAACCCTCGCCCCGCGCTGGTCCGAGCGGGAGGCAGCTCGCTCGGACAGAACCCAGTCTACGGATCACTCGCCAGCTCGTTTCCAGCCGATCGGCAGTCCATCGGAGGCTCTTCCGTTCCGATGGACTGCCCTCTCCCAGCATGAACTAATTGGTCGCCTGGTTACCTGCTTGTGCAAATCCAGACTCGAAAACGATCACTCCTGTGGGGTTTGGCCCGACAGTCACGTCCTGCTTCTTCAGATTGTCGGTAGCATTGATAATCGAGACCGAATTGTCTACGCCGTTAGATACAACCAGATACTTCGCTTCGCCTGTTCCCCGGGCCAACACATCGAAGCTGTGCGCACCGGTCGACACCAATGGGATTTCCCTCAGCAGCGTCAGTGTCGGAGGTGCCAGCGTCGTCCAGTCATACGCAAACAACCGGTCTTTCTTCGTCGCTGTGGCCCCATTCCCCGCCAGAATGTAGAACCGCTTCGAGTCCGGAGAGAACTTGAATGCTCCCGCTGATGTTCCATCGAGATCCGGTGTGGTCAAATCCGCGATGGCCGGCACCGCAGCGCTCAGATCGATCACCCCCAGTTTGGTCGCTTGTGGGGCGGTCGTTTCCCCGCGCAGCAGGAGATATTTGCCGTCGGCAGAAATCCCGTACGAGGTGTATGGGGTTCCTGCCAAGTCAAAAGTCTTGGTAATTGCAAATGTCGTCGGATCGATCTCCGCGATTTGTCCGTATCCTTCTTGAATGCTGTACACCTTTTTTGTGAACTTGGACCACCGAATCCCGTGTGGACCGGCGGCATTCGGTGTAAATGCGGTCGTGGGTGACGTTGCAGACTCATCATTGCAAGGTGTCGTTTCCTTGGACGAATTGCACAGATCAATTCGTGCAATAATGGTGAGATAATTGGCAGAGGCCTCGTCATCGTCGATGACTGCTATTTCACCGCCGACTTCGCTCGAGACAAATGCACGCTTCGGCACTCCATCTCCGGAGAAAGCCGTAACTTTATGACCATCAGCCAAGAGACAAATGGTTTTTACTACTTTGGGAATGGTCCCCCCCGGCCCGAGATGGGAGTTGTGAATCACGGTCACTGATCCCCCACCCTGAACCGCACAGTTGATCAAATCATCACCCGGAGTCGTGGTCGCCGGGGCATTGTCGCCATCATTCATAATCCAAACAATCTCTCCATCGTTTCTATCACGATAAAGATGGACTGGTCTGGTCCCGGCAGGAAGGTTAACTTCATGAACCGGAGTTGCGCCAGTCAACGGATCGATTGTCGCAACCTTATTCGCTGCCGCAAGAGTCATAAATAGCCAGTCTTCGTTCGAAAACTGCATATCCCCCAAGGCGACATTTTCGAATTTCGCTGCATCGATCGTATTGATCACGGCATTGCCTGAATCACCTCTGATGGCCACACTGGTCAACGTCTTGTCACCGGTGTTGTTGATAAATGCGATCGGTCCGCTAAGGCCGGCGCTGCCGCCGGACGCCGGTAGCCCTGTGGTGGGAGTGGACTCTCCCGAATTGCAGGCTGCCAGGCTCATCAGTGCAAGTCCAAGCACACCCGTTTTGGTATAGGATAACAAAAGTCGTTTCTTCGTGTTGGCTTCCATGGATCGTTCCTTCCTCGTTAGCTGTCGCTCTCGTACCGGGGAGCGCTGCCGGTTTCCTTGCATGAGTTATGTCACACGGTATGAGAGTGGTGGCCCTCGAGGAACGATCTCCGCATGAAACAGACCGACAAGCAGGGTATCGGCGCCGAGATTCCAGACTTGCCCGATGAGAACATCGATCGAGGCTCCGCCCCGACCGTTGGAACCTTCGGCATCGATGCCGCCACAGTGCCAAATGCAATGACTCGCGCCATGATGGGTGCTCGGCGTTTGTCCTTGCGGACAATGCGGCGTGGTCCATTGCGCCGTGAGGTTCCCTTGTGTAACGGACAGAGAACCGGCGAGCCAAAGGGCGATACAGCAGCCCGCCATCGCGCGAACGAACAACGTTCTATGCCTTACACTCCACATTCGTGATCCACAATCCATCATCATCCGATCGCTGCCCTGTCTTCCCCTAGGACGACCCGCCAAAGAGTTGAAATGACTTGGTCATCCCAAAGATGTAGCTGATCTGTTGTTCCAGATTGCCGTTGAAATCCCGGTGAATAGGGATTTGGGCGATGAAATAGAACGAGGCAAAGTTAAATGCATTCAACATAATTCCCGGTGAATACGCGACATAGGTCGAGCCGGTGGTCGGTACCGCCCGAAACTTGATGGCTGGATCGAGCAAGATCGCCGAGCCGGTCCCTGGATTGAACTGGAAAAGCGCCGCGTCCATGGCATCGTTCTGCATATATCGAAAATTGAACTGCTGCATCAGCACCAGCCAGGGAGTCTGCTCGAGGGGGATGATATTGACCCCGAGGCTCGCGTTCACTTCATCGCCGAACTGATAGCCGTCGCTGTTTTTGAACGTGTGCCGATAACTTGCCGAGGCAAATTGATTGACCCGATGGGGAATCAGCTCATACGTTTGATAGATCATCGGGATCACACCGAAGTTTCCCCGTCCGATTTGAAGCGTCGATTCGGCCAAGGTGGTTCCCTGAGCAAACCGGCCGTAGCTACCCGTCGGAAAATCGACACCCACTCCCAAGACGACCATGCTGCGAAGAGTGGGCAACACGTTGTACTTCAGCGTCGCGCGAATATCGCCGAGACCTCGCTCGCTGTAGGGAACCGGCGTGAGGCCGCCGATCTGCGCATTTGACTCTACATGCTTGTATGGGATGGCCACTTGGATGCCGAGACGATCCGTCAGTCCGTAGTTGAGATCAAGGGTCGCGGTGCGGGTCGTGGTCTCGATTCTGTTAACGTTCAAATTTGCTAACGTGAGAGTCCGTTCACCCTGATTGGCAAAGGGGATGCGCCCGCCATCACCCGGTGCGGCCTCCATCGGCGTATAGTTGTAGATGGCATTGATGGTCAACAGACCTTTCATCGGCACTTGCTGTTGAGAGCCGATGACCACAAAGCAACTGACGGACCCACAGGACGCCGCGACGTGGGAAGGCCAGAGCATCGAGACGGTCATTGCGACGACACCACAGACTGCAAAGGCACAGCACCAGAGCTTGCGCGTCATGATTCCACGATCTTTCTGTTTGTCATACGATAGAATCCGCGCATCGGATCCCACCGTAAGACAGGGTTGTTAAGAAAAAGGTCTGCCGACTATGGACGCTAGACAGAAAGGCTGGGAGGCCCGCGGAAGAAGTACGAGAGGGAGATCACACTGAGGACTGCGTTGAAGGGAGGAATGCTTACCCATTCAAGAAGTTGAAGCCCTGATGTGAACTGCACGACGGACGATTCGATCCCCACGCCGCCGGCGCACAGCCACGCACAGATGCCGGTGGAATGAGTTGCCGCCTGATGGCCGGCATGGTGTTCGGCATGGCTGACACTCGGTGCAGCCATGAGCCCGTTCATCAATACGATGACGAGCAGCAATGCCCAGACTAATACCGGCTGTTTTACGGTCACCGTCATAACTGATCGCCTAGTGCAAAGATGCGGCCTTCACCGGTTCTTGTTTCTGAATGCGGGCAACCACATCCAGAATGACTTGCTCGGTCAAGAGTCCGCCCTTGATATATTCTTGAACCACGCCCTTCTCATCGATGAACACGCTCACAGGCAACCCGAAGACCCCAAACTGGTTGGCGACTTTGTTATCCCGATCCATAAGCACCGGGAACGTATGGCCATATTGCTTGATGTGCTCGCGCACCTTGGCATCGTCTTCCAGCTCATTGATGGCCAACACCACAAATCGCTTATCCCGAAGTTTGTCGTACGTGGCCTGCATCGCGGGCATTTCCGTCGTGCACGGCTTGCACCAGGTCGCCCAGAAATTCACGAGCACGACCTTGCCGCGATATTGGCTCAAACTCTGCGACTTACCTTCCAAATCGACTAAACGAAAATCTTCGGCAGCCGTGCCCACCGCCGGAACTCGTGAGCCCATACCCCACCCGTCTAAGGCGGGCAATGCCACCAATACCGAAAGCAGCAGGATTCCCACGGATACGATTTTGAACTCTCTTGATCTCATATGAGCCTCCTTCGATTGAACCGTTGCATTTATGATAGGCTCAGAACCTGAAACACCCTCGTCAAACCAAACACAAAGCTCGTTCCTTGAGCCAGATTCCCATTGAAATCGCGATAGACCGGTATCTGCGCATAGAAGTACACCGACGTATTTTCAGTCAGCGGCGTCTTAATAAGCTCTCCCAGGCTCAGTTGGAAACCTGGTGTATAGGCAAAGTACGTGGATCCGGTTGTCGGAACCGATCGGCTCCTGATGTTCTCATCCAATACGATCACCTCGTCCGGAAACGTGGGGTCGCTTGGAGTCTGTGATCGAGCCAGCGATCCGCGAAAATGATCGCGCTGCATGTAGCGGAAATTGAACTGATTGGTCAACACGAGCCAGGGGACGGTTACAAGATTTGCGCCGGCCGAAAAATCAAATTGATCCCCGAATTGGTAGCCAAAGTTGTTACGAAACGTATGGCGGTAACTGCCGGAGGTGAACTGGTTCAAACGATGCGGAATAATCTCATAGGTTTGATAGAACGACGCCTGAACACCGACTTGACCGCGCCCAAGCTGGGCCGTCGGTTCCATCGTCTCAGCCGGTTCCCCCGAGAGTCCTGCAGTCGTTTGGTTATGATCACCTGTTGGAACGTACACCCCGAAGCCCGTCACTACGAGACTCCGCAGGGACGGCAACACGTTGTATTTGGCATTGATGAAGATGTCACCGAAGCCGTTATCCGAAAACCGTGTTTCTTCTCCGGCTCCGCCGTTCGCCTCTCCTAATCCATCAATATGCCGATGCCTGATCTTCTTATAGGGGATGGCGACTTCCAAGCCGAACCGATCGGTGACCCCGTAGTTGAGATCCAGCGTATACATTTGCGTGATGGTCCGAATCTCTTTGTGGTGCCCCAGAATGAGTTGCCGGTTGTCCAGATCGACAGCGGGAATGACCCCATCGGTCCCACTGAGCAACGTCCCTTGCGGTGTGTAGTTGTAGAAGCCGTTAACGGTGAGCAGACCCTTTGGTGAAACCTGTTGCTGAGATCCGATGACGACAAAACACGTCACAGATCCACAAGATCCATGCGCAGTCTGGACGACAGGCCAGGCCAATGAGAACAGACTCAACCCCAGCAACAACGAAAATAGGTAACGCGCGACTGCCATGATAAAGGGCTCTTTCCCCCAAAGAACGACCGCCTGACCACCTGCAGCAGGACCTCATACGAGATCACATGCGGCAAGGCGACTCTGACGAAATGGCGTAGAGGTTTATGTGCTGAAGGATGGAGGAGCGCGGCTGGAGAAAATGGGAGACGGTTCAGAAATCGAATCGTTTGAATGAAGAATTGGAATGAGCGCGACGGGGCCGTATTCGGTCGGAATCAGGAACACCTCGGTATCGAGCACGGTGCCGGCAGCACACATCCACGAGCAAAGCACGGTTCCGTGCGTGGCTGTTTGATGCTGAGCGTGGTGTCCGGCATGTTCCGCGGATTGAGCTTGAGCCAATCCGCCGACGGCGAGGACACAGAGGACAAGTGAAATTGAAAGAAACTTACGGAGAGCGTTATTCATCGAAGGCACTACTCACATAAACCCAGGTACAACTGAACCGCCAAATACCACTGACACAGTAACTCAAATATTAGGTGACTAGGACAATATCTGTCAAGCCGCCGTTATGCCACAGACAGTCGAGTAGGATTCATTGGAGAGATGCTGTATACTGCCAACCCTATTTCTATGGTAGGAATCCACTCTCACTAAAGGGCGACACGTATCTTTATCCTATGGTTACACAAGTACTCAACCTGATTTTCGGCAGCAAAAACGAACGTGAAATCAAGACCCTGCGGCCGATCGTGGAACAAATCAACGGCTTGGAAGCGGGCCTCACTCCACTCTCCGACCATGCCCTTGCCGACAAGACTCAGGACTTCAAGAAGCGGCTTGAGGCAGGCCAGACACTCGACGATATCTTGCCGGAAGCGTTTGCCGTGTGCCGGGAAATGTCGCGCCGCAAGCTCAACATGCGGCATTTCGATGTCCAGCTGATCGGCGGCATGATTCTGCACCGAGGCCGTATCGCCGAGATGAAAACGGGCGAAGGAAAAACCCTAGTCGCGACGCTGCCGATCTATTTGAATGCTCTGGAAGGCAAGGGCGTCCATCTCGTCACCGTCAACGATTACCTCGCCAAGCGTGACGCCCAATGGATGGCACAGCTCTACCACGCGCTGGGTCTGTCCACCGGAATCATTCAGCACGATGCATCGTTCATGTACGACCCGACCTATGACGCGTCCGACAAACGACTACAGCACCTTCGCCCGTGTACCAGGCCCGAAGCCTATCGTGCCGACATCACCTACGGCACCAACAACGAGTATGGATTCGACTATCTTCGCGACAATCTCGTCGTCACCGATTTGAATCAGTGTGTTCAACGCGAGTTGAACTTCGCCATCGTCGACGAGGTCGACAGCATTTTGATCGACGAAGCCCGGACACCGCTGATCATCTCGGGTCCGACCGATCAGACCACCGATCTCTACTATCGAATTAATGCGATCATTCCTCAACTCAAAGCCGAAGACTACACCATTGAAGAAAAGACCAAGACCGCCGCGCTGACCGAAGATGGCAACGCGCGCGTCGAAAAATTGCTCGGCGTAGACAACCTGTACGACCCGGCCAACATGGACATGGTCCATCACGTGGTGAAGGCGCTCCAAGCGTATACGCTGTATAAGCGCGACGTGGACTATGTGGTGAAGGACGGCGAAGTCATCATCGTCGATGAATTTACCGGCCGGCTCATGCCGGGCCGTCGATGGAGCGACGGGCTGCATCAAGCCGTCGAGGCCAAAGAGGGTGTGAAGATCGCCAATGAGAATCAGACGCTTGCGTCCGTGACCTTTCAAAACTATTTCCGCATGTACAAGAAACTCAGCGGCATGACGGGGACTGCCGATACGGAAGCCGCGGAGTTCGCCAAGATCTATAACCTCGATGTCAACGTCGTGCCGACCAACCGTCAAATGATTCGACAGGATTATGCCGACGTCGTGTATCGGACGGAGAAGGAGAAGTTTGCGGC is a genomic window containing:
- a CDS encoding glutamyl-tRNA amidotransferase: MRGLELNPNMVAAKATFVREAMTEPTYRLWTINDEHPAMLRVTDGTGVKVAVEVWAVPAEGLAGILLNEPPGLCIGKVRLEDGSVVLGVLGEPALVEKHREITAYGGWRSYMAQRPTAP
- a CDS encoding energy transducer TonB encodes the protein MASTDKNRFFLPAWGASLTLHGVVLGLAFALLAQVKPVLPEDVHKWNVALVETAESESRPEQVQSAVTPEQPPARIVPPSRMKRVPETYQAVRPVTQQVEPLSPTIEPVRPTEQKVEIPQLRDEPVEQRIAKVAESKTEPVVEAKESAPAMTAVAPEPMIDSQPVQDGPVAVASAPTFSPQSPVPQEVIAPVSAPDSPVDVAPVQAAKTSSPATEGKEDHRWLAESLWRRVAELKRYPNSARMNGQEGKVVLKAVIRSDGHLADVFVQKSSGYSALDAAAIEAVKLACPLYMKQALGKAQIVVSLPIVYSLAN
- a CDS encoding transporter, which encodes MTRKLWCCAFAVCGVVAMTVSMLWPSHVAASCGSVSCFVVIGSQQQVPMKGLLTINAIYNYTPMEAAPGDGGRIPFANQGERTLTLANLNVNRIETTTRTATLDLNYGLTDRLGIQVAIPYKHVESNAQIGGLTPVPYSERGLGDIRATLKYNVLPTLRSMVVLGVGVDFPTGSYGRFAQGTTLAESTLQIGRGNFGVIPMIYQTYELIPHRVNQFASASYRHTFKNSDGYQFGDEVNASLGVNIIPLEQTPWLVLMQQFNFRYMQNDAMDAALFQFNPGTGSAILLDPAIKFRAVPTTGSTYVAYSPGIMLNAFNFASFYFIAQIPIHRDFNGNLEQQISYIFGMTKSFQLFGGSS
- a CDS encoding TlpA family protein disulfide reductase, giving the protein MRSREFKIVSVGILLLSVLVALPALDGWGMGSRVPAVGTAAEDFRLVDLEGKSQSLSQYRGKVVLVNFWATWCKPCTTEMPAMQATYDKLRDKRFVVLAINELEDDAKVREHIKQYGHTFPVLMDRDNKVANQFGVFGLPVSVFIDEKGVVQEYIKGGLLTEQVILDVVARIQKQEPVKAASLH
- a CDS encoding transporter, which gives rise to MAVARYLFSLLLGLSLFSLAWPVVQTAHGSCGSVTCFVVIGSQQQVSPKGLLTVNGFYNYTPQGTLLSGTDGVIPAVDLDNRQLILGHHKEIRTITQMYTLDLNYGVTDRFGLEVAIPYKKIRHRHIDGLGEANGGAGEETRFSDNGFGDIFINAKYNVLPSLRSLVVTGFGVYVPTGDHNQTTAGLSGEPAETMEPTAQLGRGQVGVQASFYQTYEIIPHRLNQFTSGSYRHTFRNNFGYQFGDQFDFSAGANLVTVPWLVLTNQFNFRYMQRDHFRGSLARSQTPSDPTFPDEVIVLDENIRSRSVPTTGSTYFAYTPGFQLSLGELIKTPLTENTSVYFYAQIPVYRDFNGNLAQGTSFVFGLTRVFQVLSLS